The Streptomyces sp. NBC_00454 DNA segment TGTGGATGCTGCAGACCCGTGTCGGGAAGCGCACCGCGCAGGCGGCCTTCAGCATCGCCTCGCAACTGGCCGACGAGGGCCTCATCTCCACTGATGAAGCGCTGGCCCGTGTCGACGGCGACATGCTGGCGCGGCTGATGTTCCCCCGGTTCGACGCAGGTGTCGCGGCTCCCGTGCTCACACGCGGTATCCCGGCCTCGCCGGGTGCGGCCGTGGGCGTGGTCGTCTTCGACTCCGGGGAGGCGGTTCGGCGGGCCGCCGCCGGAGAGGAAGTCGTGCTGGTACGGCAGGAGACCACGCCCGACGACCTCCCGGGCATGGTCGCCGCTCAGGCGGTGCTCACGAGCCGGGGCGGCAAGACCAGCCATGCGGCGGTGGTGGCGCGCGGTATGGGCAAGGTCTGCGTCTGCGGGGCCGACGCGCTCTCCATCGATCTGGGGGAACGCCGCTTCTCCGTCGGCGATGTCGTCGTCTCCGAGGGCGAGACCATCTCCGTGGACGGCTTCGAAGGCCTCGTCCGCCTCGGCGCGGTACCACTGGTCGACTCCGCGGTCATGCGCTACTTCGAGGCGGGCTCACCCGCGCCGGACGCCACCGCGCAGGAGGGCGTACCCGAGGTGCACCGCCTCATGGAGCACGCCGATGCCACCCGACGCCTGGGGGTACGGGCGAACGCCGACACACCGCAGGACGCGGCCCGAGCACGCCGGTTCGGCGCAGAGGGCATCGGACTGTGCCGTACGGAGCACATGTTCCTCGGGGACCGCCGTCAACTGGTGGAAGCCATGATCCTCGCGCCCACGGAGAACGACCGCGAGGTCGCGCTGGCCGCACTCCTGCCCTTGCAGCGCGAGGACTTCACCGGAATCCTCGCCGCCATGGACGGCTTGCCCGTGACCATCCGGCTGCTCGACCCGCCTCTGCACGAGTTCCTGCCCGACCGGACGGACCTGGCCGTACGCCTTGCCCGGGACGAAGCATTGGGCCGGACACAGGATCCTCACGACACCGAGCTGTTGGCCGCAGTCACGCGCATGCACGAGGAGAACCCGATGCTCGGCCTGCGGGGCGTCCGACTGGGTCTCGTGAAACGGGGCCTGGTGGCCATGCAGGTCCGTGCCATTGCAGAGGCCGTCGTTGCCCGCAAGCGGGCGGGAGGTGATCCGCGTGCCGAGATCATGGTCCCGCTCGTGGGCGCGGTCGAGGAACTCCACCTCGTGAGGCAAGAAGTGGAGGAGGTGCTGTCCACGGTCGCGCGCGAGACGGGAGTCCCGGTGACCTGCCCGATCGGAACCATGATCGAGCTGCCCAGGGCAGCCCTGACCGCCGGCCGTATCGCGAGCCAGGCGGAGTTCTTCTCCTTCGGAACGAACGACCTGACGCAGACCACATGGGGCTTCTCCCGCGACGACGTCGAGGCGGAGTTCTTCTCCGCCTACCTCGACAAGGGAATCTTCGAGACCTCCCCGTTCGAGACGATCGACCGGGAAGGAGTCGGACGCCTGGTGGAGATCGCGGTCCGTGAAGGTCGTGCGGCCCGACCCGACCTCAAGATCGGCGTGTGCGGGGAACACGGCGGTGACCCCACCTCCGTGCACTTCTTCCACGGGGCCGGACTCGACTACGTCTCCTGCTCCCCGTTCCGCGTCCCCGTCGCCCGCCTGGAGGCCGGCCGTGCAGCCCTGTCGGCACGGTCTGCGGACGCGACGAAGTGACACGCTCACCGACCCCGCCGGGGCCGGTGCGAGCGGGCGGAGGGCTCCAAGGAGGTGAAGCGCGCGAGTGGGCCGTCCGCTACGCGCTGCTCTCACACAGGCGGAAGACGGTGACCAGGTCGGGCTTGCTCAAAGGGACGTCGGCCCAGGGATATGGGCTCGCAGTACCGCGAGCCGCCGGCGGTATTCCTCGTCGTCGATCTCGCCTCTGGCGAATCGCTCCGCGAGAAGCTTCTCGGCCCCCTTGTCGGGGGTTGGGTGCGGCGCGGGCACTGTGTGCCCGTCCGCACCGTCCCGCCTGAGGGCGCGGACCACGAGGATGGCCGCGGCGACGATCAGGGTCCAGATGATCAGTGTGGTGAGGGACATGGCGAACCATCCCCAGGCCCCCATGCCATGGCCATTCCAGTACATTGCGCACCTACCAGGTGGACGGGGTCGACGGTCGGGAGCCGGCCATCTGCTGCCAGGATCTCCGGCTGCACCGAGCCCCGGCATGGGCCGGTCGGCCCACAGTCGGGGCCACAGGGCCCATGTCGGGACTGGCGGGACCACCAAGACTGAAGACGGACTCGAACAGGAGGCCGTTCATGACCACCCCGTCACCCACACGTATCTCCGAGGCGCTGCCCGCCGACTGCCGTTCCCGTCTGATGGAACTGGCCCAAGAGGTCAACTTCGCCGAGGGGACGCGTCTCTTCAGCGAGGGCGGTCACGCCGACCGGTTCTGGATCGTCCGGTCCGGCACCGTGACCTTGGACGTCCACGTGCCCGGGCGGCGCGCCGCCGTCATCGATAGCCTCGGTGCCGGTCAGCTGGTCGGCTGCTCGTGGCTCTTCAAGCCCTACTCCTGGCGCCTTGGCGCCGAGGCGATGACGCCCGTCCGCGCGTACGAGTTCGACGCGGCGCGCGTACGGACGCTGATGGACGACGACACCGCCTTCGGCTCTGCCCTGGGCCATTGGATCGGGCAGGTCCTGGCCAACCGGCTGCAGGCCGCCCGCGTGTGCCTTCTCGACCTGTACGCGCCTTACGGCAGCGGCAGCTTCCTCTGATCGTCCGTATGCCGAAGGAGCCGGTCATGCCCGCATCCCGCTACACCGTCAGTGACGTCATGACGCACACCGCCATCGCCATCGGCCGTGGGGCGTCCTACAAGGAGATCGTCGAGCTGATGCACCAGTGGAAGGTCAGCGCGGTCCCCGTCCTGGAAGGCGAAGGCCGGGTCGTCGGCGTGGTCTCCGAGGCGGACCTGCTGCCGAAGGAAGAGTTCCGGCGTACGGACCCCGCACTGCCCGAGCAGCTGGAGGAAGCGTCGAAGGCCGGCGCGGTGCTGGCCGAGGAGCTCATGTCGAGCCCGGCGATCACCGTCCACCCCGACGCGCCCGTCACCGAAGCCGCCCGGATCATGGCCCGCAAGCACGTCAAGCGCCTGCCCGTCGTGAACGTGCTCGGCATGCTGGAAGGCGTGGTCAGCCGCAGCGACCTCCTCAAGGTGTTCCTGCGGCCAGACGAGGAGCTCGAGGAGGAGATCCGCCAGGCCGTGCTCACCGAACTGGCACCCGGTGTGACCTTGGACTTCGCCGTACAGGACGGCGTCGTCACCCTTCGCGGCCCACTGCGGGACCGGGTTTTGGTCCCCCTGCTCGCACGGGCGATCCGCGCGGTCGAGGGTGTCGTGGACGTCCGGATGGAGCTGGACGGCACCATCGCTGCCTAGCTCCGGTTCTCGTCGGCCACAGGGTGCCTTGCGCGTCTTCCTGAGACAATTCGGATGGAAAGGCACAGCACGTGGACCGAGCCAGGGGCGATCATGTCCGAGGATCCGAACGCCTCCGCAGAGGCGCCGATCAAGGTGTTCCTCCTCGATGACCACGAGGTGGTCCGGCGTGGGCTGCGCGACCTTCTGGATGCAGAGCCGGACATCACCGTCGTGGGTGAAGCCGGTACGGCCGAGCAGGCGCTGACCCGCGGGCCGGCGCTCCGTCCGGATGTCGCCGTACTCGATGTGAGGCTGCCCGACAGCGACGGCATCACCGTCTGCCGCGAGCTGCGCTCGCGCATGCCGGGGCTGGCCTGTCTGATGCTGACCTCGTTCGACGACGAGGACGCCTTGCTGGACGCGATCATGGCGGGGGCCGCCGGGTACGTGCTGAAGCAGATCAAGGGTGCTGACCTGGTCTCGGCCGTACGCACGGTCGCCACCGGCCAGTCCATGCTGGACCCCGCGACCACCGCCCGCCTGATGCACTCCCTGCGTGACCCGGAACCGGCGAAGACACCGGAGGACGCTCGCCTGGCAGCTCTGTCCGAACGGGAGCGGGCTGTGCTGGAGCTCATCGGCGAGGGCCTCACCAACCGGCAGATCGCCAAGCAGCTCTACTTGTCCGAGAAGACGGTCAAGAACCACATCTCGCGGTTGCTGGGCAAGCTCGGCGTGGAGCGGCGGGTCCAGGCGGCTGTGATCGCCGCCCAGGTCCACGAGCACGAGGCCGGAACGGTGAAGCGGTAGGAACGTCTGGTAGAGGTCACCGAGCCGGCGGGACCAGAGGTACCTCCCACTCCAGGCGAGTGCCCCGCTCCCCGTTTCCCGGCGCGGCAATCTCCATCTGGCCGCTGAGCCTTTCGGCACGCTCCGCCAGGTTCCGCAGTCCGCTGCGCCGACCGCCGGCGGGCAAGCCCACTCCATTGTCGGTCACCGTGATCGTCAGCTTCCCGTCGCCCGCGGCGATCGAGACCTCCACCCGCGTGGCCCCGGCATGGCGGGCGACGTTGGTGAGAGCTTCCCCCACCACGGCGATGACCTCGTCGGCGACGGCGGACGGTACGTCGGTGTCGATCAGTCCTTCCATCCGCAGGGCAGGGGCGAAGCCGAGGGCTGCGGCCGCCCCGTCCAGGGCCTTGACGGCGCGGGAGCGCAGCTTGGAGGCCTCACCGGGGGTTTCGTGCTCGCGGAGTCCGAAGATGGTCGATCGGATGATCTTGATGGTGGCGTCGAGGTCGTCCACGGCGCGCGCGATGCGTTCCGATGCCTGGGAGTGGTCAATGAACCGCTGGGCGCTCTGGAGGGTCATGCCGGTGGCGAAGAGGCGCTGGATGGCCAGGTCGTGCAGGTCGCGGGCGATGCGGTCGTGGTCCTCCAGGAGGCTCATCTGCTCGGTGTCACGGCGCCGGTCGGCGAGCTCCAGGGCGAGGGCGGCCTGGCTCGCAAACCCCGGAAGTGGGGCGACTTCCGTGGTGGCGAACACGGGGCGTCCGTGCCGCCGGGCCAGCATCAGGACGCCGCTCAGGCTTTCCTTGGTGCCGACGGTGACGGCGACCGCCGGGCCGAAGCCCGTCCACCGCTCGGGGTGCACGGTGACGTGCTCGTCGGTCGCCACGTCGGGGACCGTGATGAGGCCGTTGTGGGCCAGTGCGGCCTCGGCGAGGGTTCCCTGGGTACTGGGCAGGACGATCCCGCGGTGTGCCTCTGCTCCTTCCCCGAGGGCGAGGGAGCCTCGCAGTTCACCGGCGGAGCCGAGCAGGTAGAAGACGCCCATGTCGGCGCGGGTGATGTCCTTGGCCTGCTCCAGCATGCCCTCGAGGACTTCGTTCTCGGGCGCTCCGGAGAGCAGGGCGCTGGTGATGTCGGAGCTGGCCTCCAGCCAGCGCTCGCGCAGCCGGACCTCCTCGAAGAGCCGGGCGTTCTCGATGGCGATGCCGGCCGCGACGGCGAGGGTGGACAGGACCGCTTCGTCCTCGGCGTCGAAGTCGGCTCCGCCGCGCTTCTCGGTCAGGTAGAGGTTGCCGAAGACCGCCTCGCGGACCCGGATCGGGACACCGAGGAACGAGTGCATCGGCGGGTGGTGGTCGGGGAACCCGTACGAGGCCGGGTGCTCGGACAGCTCCGACAGCCGCAGTGGTTCGGGGTGGCGGATCAGCTCGCCGAGGATGCCGTGGCCGGAGGGCAGGTCTCCGATCTGTGCGCGGAGGGCGTCGCTGATGCCGACGGGAAGGAACTCGGCCAGTTTCTTGTCGTTCCCGATGACTCCGAGGGCCCCGTATTCGGCGTCCACGAGCACTACGGCGGCCTCGACGATGCCTTGCAGGACCTGCGGCAAGTCGAGTTCCCGGCCCACGGACATGACGGCTTCGAGTAGACCGTTCAGCCGGTCCCGCGTGCCTCTGACCTCGTCGATCCGTACCTGGAGTTCATCCAGCAGTTCGTCGAGCCGCAGACGAGGAACACCGCTCCGGGTGGGCTGTTCCCCTGTGCTCATGCCCGCCTCCGGCAGGAAGGGATGGCGAGACGGCCATCACTTCCACGGTATCTCCGGTCGGGGCGCCCGGCCTTTCCACTCAACGGGATGCCACTGCCCCTTCCGGCTCCTCCTCGTGTCGCGGCGTACCGGTTTCGTCGTGCAGCTGGCGGACGTGGGCGTCCGGTCCGGGGAAGATCACGGTGGTACGGCCGGTGTCGGACCAGCGCACGTCGTACGGCGGGGTGCCGTCCTCGTGGTGCAGGGCGATGACTTCGCCGTCACGGCCTGTCGTTCCGACGGTGGGGCCGCCCACGATGATCTGGTCGCCGACCTCGGCGTGGATCCCGTCTCCGTGGGCAAGCGGATGCGCGTTCATGATCATGCCTTTCTGTGGAATGCGCCCCGCAGGAGCCGGGCGGCGACGAACGCCGCGAGGGCTGCCGAGGCGGCGAGCCCTATGCCGGCCCAGCCCACCGGCTGGGTGTCCAGCAGCGACTGCAGAGCGGGAAGGTGCAGGGCAGCCATCGCAAGGAGGGCGGAGGCCGCCACGGCGGCGGGGAGGGAGAGGTTCTGGGTGGTGAGCAGCCGGGCCCTCAGTCCCAGGGCCACGCCCAGCTGGGCTCCGAGCAGGGACAGGAAGAGCACGCTCTGCCAGGGCAGGCCCATGGAGCGCGCGCCGATGCCGGCGATCAAGCTGAAAGCCGTCACGGCCGCAGCGAGGATGAGGAGGCGTTGCCACACGCCTGCGGCCAGGATGTGCTGTCCGGGCGGCCGGGGCGGGCGCCGCATGGCCTCTGGTGAGGCCGGTTCGGCACCCATGGCCACGCCGGTCAGACCGTGTGTGAGGAGGTTGATCCACAGGATCTGGCCCGCCCGAAGCGGGAGGGCCAGGCCGAGTAGGGGACCTGCCAGCATCACGAGGATCTCGGCGGCCCCACCGGCCATCGCGTAGACGAGGAAGCGTCGGATGTTGTCGTAGACGCGGCGGCCTTCCTCGACGGCCGTGACCACGGTGGACAGCTCGTCGTCCGTGAGGACGAGGTCGGCGGCCTGGCGGGCCACCTCGGTGCCGCGGGCGCCCATGGCGACGCCGATGTCGGCCTGGCGGAGGGCGGGGCCGTCGTTGACGCCGTCCCCGGTCATGGCGGTCACTGCGCCGCGGGCCCTCCAGGCGTGGACGATGTCCAGCTTCTGCTGCGGATCGGTCCGGGCGAAGACGCGTACCGCGGTGAGGTCGGTGTCCGGTGCTGCGGCAAGCTCGGGTCCGGTGACGACGGAATCGGCTGGACCGTCCTCGACGAGGCCGATGCGTACGGCGATGGCGTGAGCCGTCGCGGGGTGGTCGCCGGTGATCATGACCGGGGTGATGCCGGCAGCGCGGCAGGCCGCCAGAGTGGTGGCGGCGGTCGCTTTCGGCGGATCGCTGATGGCGATCAGGCCGAGAAGGCTCAGTCCCTCTTCCGCCTCGGCGGCGGGCAGACTCCACTGGAGCCGTTCGGCGCCTGCCACCGCCAGGACCCTGAATCCGTGCGCGGCCAGCTGGGCAGCTTGCAGGCGAGCCTGGTCCAGGACCTCGGGCGGCTCGGCGAGCACCATGGGAGCCAGGACGCTCTCCGGCGCCCCCTTGAGGCAGACCAGGACGTTGCCGTCGGGCAGGTGGTGCAGGGTGGTCATCCGCTTACGCGAACTGTCGAACGGTGCTTCTCCGATCCGGGGGCAGTCCCGGTGCAGCTCGGCGGGGTCGGGGCAGCCTGCCTTGGCAGCGGCTGCCAGCAGTGCGGCCTCCATGGGGTCGCCCACGGCCGTCCATGCTGCGGAGCCGCTCTGGGGTGGTTTCAGGCTTGCGTCGTTGCACAGGGCTGCCGTGGTGAGCAGTTCCTGCAGTGGGCGGAGTTGCTCGGGCGTCAGGGAGCGTCCGGCCCGGGTCAGGTCTCCTTGGGGTTCGTATCCGCTGCCGGACACGTCCGCGGCTCCGGACGGCGTCCACAGGCGCTGGACGACCATGCGGCCCTCGGTGAGGGTGCCGGTCTTGTCCGTGGCCAGCACGCTCACCGAGCCCAGTGTCTCCACGGCCGGCAGGCGCCGGACCAGGGCGCCGCGGGCCGCCATGCGGCGGGCTCCGAGGGCGAGGGCGAGGGTGACCACGGCGGGCAGGGACTCGGGCACCGCGGCGACGGCCAGGCTGATGGCGGTGACCGCCATCGTGCTCACGCCGAGGCCGCGTAGGAGGCCCAGGGCGAAGAACAGCACGCACAGGGCGAGGGTGACGGCGGCAAGGACGCGGCCGAGGGAGGCGAGGCGGCGCTGGAGCGGTGTCGGCTCGTGGTCCCCGTCCAGGAGGGCTGCGATCCGGCCGAGGGCGCTGGCGGATCCAGTGGCCGTGGCCGTCGCCACACCTCGCCCGCGCACCACGACGGTGCCGGCGCTGACCACGTCACCCGTGGATTTGGCGACGGGTTCCGATTCGCCGGTGAGCATCGACTCGTCCATCAGGAGAGCGGATGCCTCGGTGAGATCGGCGTCCGCGGCGACGATGTCACCCTCGCCCAACAGCAGGCTGTCACCCAGTACCACGAGCGCTGCCGGCACTTCGTAGGCGGCGCCGTCGCGCAGCACCCGGGCGTGCGGGGCAGAGAGAGCGGAGAGCGCGGCGACCGCGCGGTCCGCCCGGACCTCCTGGGCCACTCCCACGGTCGTGTTGAAGACGACCACCAGGCCGATGACGACGGCGTCCGGGTGGTCGCCGATCGCGATGGTCAGGAGTGCGGCACCGAGCAGCACCATGATCAGCGGATCACGCAGCTGCGCCAGTACCCGGCGGCGGAGGGGTGTGGGTCGCGGAGGTGCCACCTCGTTGCGTCCGTAGCGGGCCAGCCGGCGTTCGGCCTCGGCCCGTGTCAGCCCTGTCGGGGCCGAGGAGGCGACGGACGGCGTTTCGATCGCGCGGCTGGTCATGGCGGGCTCAGCCAGTGGGGACGGTGATCACGGGGCAGTGCGCGCGGTGCAGGAGGCCGTGGACGACGGATCCGATGCGCATGCCGGTGTATCCGCCGCGGCCGCGGCGGCCCACGACGACGGCCAGGGCGTGCTCGGCGGCCCGGGCGAGTTCCTCGACGGGGTGGCCGGCGAGGACTTCGTGCGTCACGTGCACGTCCGGGTACTTGTCCGACAGGCCGGCGGTGGCCTCGGAGAGCAGGGTGCGCTGGGCGTGCAGTGCCACCTCTTCGTCGTTCAGCATGATGAGCGGCGGCTGCCATACGCAGACGACCCGCAGCGCCGCCCCCCGGAGGTCGGCCTCGTCGAAGGCGAAGTCCAGCGCGGCAGTGGCGGACGCGCTGCCGTCGATACCGGCGACGACGTAGGGCGGCTGCTGGCTGATGTGTTCGGCGTCGCCCACGACGACGACCGGGCAATGGGCCTGGGCAGTGACGGGGACCACGAGCGAGCCGGCGCTGAAGAACTCGGCGGTGCGGCTCAGGTGCCGGGAGCCGAGGACGATCATGCGGGCTTCTCGCGCCGCGCCGCCCAGGACGGGGACGGGGAAGCCGCCGAGCAGATCGCCGGTGACGGCCACCTCGGGGTGGCGGTCACGCACCCAGTTGCACGCTTGGCCGAGCCTGTCGGATGCGGCCTGCCGCAGGGCCGTCTGACCGGGGGTGTCGTCGACGTGATGGGTGTCGTGCTGGGGCGGTACCGCGAGCACCAGGCGTAGCGGGAGCCGGCGCCGTTGTGCCTCGTCGGCGGCCCAGGCCAGGGAAAGGTGCCAGTCCCTGTCCGGGTCGATGCCCACGACGATGCCATGGCTTCCTGTCAGGTGGATGGTCATGACCGGCTCCCGAAGTCGCTGCCGGTCCGGGGGATGAGGAGGACGGGGCAGTGGGCGTGGTGCAGCAGGCTGTGCGTGGCCTTGCCCAGGCTGGGGGCGAGTCCGAGGGGCCCTGGGATCCGGCGGCCGCCCATGACGAGCAGGTCGGCGTGCCGGGACGCCTCGACCAGGACACCGGCCACGGAGATGCTCTTCTCCGCATCGGCCTGCACCTCCAGGTCGGGGAACTCGCCGCGGACCACGTCCGTGACGGCCCGAAGGGTCTCTGCACGGCCGCCGGCGATCTCGTCGACGCCGTCGAGCATGCTGACCACCTCACCTACGGACTGGAGCACGTTCCACACGTGCAGGAGCCGCAGGGAGGCCTTGTGCAGCTCGGCTTCCCGGGCGGCGTACCGGGCGATCAGGAGGTCGTGCTCATCGCGGATCGCCGCGAGGACCGTGCCGGTCTCCTCGGCCCCGTCGATGCCCCGGACGACGATGACGGGCGTCATGGCGATGGCCGCGGTGCCCAGCCCGACCGAGCCGAGCATGAGGGAGTTGAAACCGCCCAGCCCGCGGTTGCCCACCACGACCGTGCCGTGGAGCCCGCCGGCCCGGTGAAGGCTGTCGACGGCGCTCGCGCGGCTGAACTCGGTGGTCACGTTCAACCCGGGGTACTCGGCCGACACGGCCTTCGCCGTCTCGTCAAGGATGGCCCGGCCGTTGACACGGATACGGTCGATGGTCTCCGCCGACACGTACAAGGCCCTGCCGTCGGTGTCGGAGCCGTAGACGATGTGGAGGGGGCGGTCACGGCGTGCGGCCTCCTTGGCCGCCCACAGGGCAGCGACGCGCGCCGACTGTGAGCCGTCCACGCCGACGGTGACCGAGCTGGTGTCCGGGGTGCGGAATGTGCTTTCCACGATTCCTCCCAACCGAGAAGCCGATGAGGGACACCACCCACGGTGGCACCGCCGCCGTTTCGGCAAGAGGGCCGCCCGGGACCGCAGACGGGACCAAAGGTCCCCATCGTCGTCGACCGGAGACCTCGGGCCCTTGCGGCCCCCCGGACGGGACCGTTCGGCCCTCGATCGCCGGCGGCCTTCGACGGATGGTGGGGACACACCCCACACCGGACACCAGCCTCGCGTGACACGGCGGAGCAGGAGGGCCTCATGAAACATCTCAAGGTGGCGAACCTGATGACCGACGAGGTCGTGTCCGTGGCCCCGGGCACCGGTTTCAAGGACGTCGCGAAGCTCCTCGCCCAGTACGACATCTCGGGAGTCCCTGTCCTGGACGACGAGGACCGCGTGGTGGGCGTCGTCTCGCAGACCGACCTGCTGGCCCACACGGTGTCGGGCTCCCATCCCTCTGAGCAGAGCCCCCCGGCGCCTGGTCCGCCCACCGCGGGCGAGGTCATGTCCGCGCCGGCGGTCACCGTTCACGCCGAAGAGACAGTGGCTGACGCCGCCCGGCTGATGACCCGTCGCGGCATCGAACGCCTCCCCGTCGTGGACGTGGAGGACCGGCTCGTCGGCATCGTCACCCGCCGGGACCTGCTCCGCCTGTTCCTGCGCCCGGACTCCGAGATGCGCCGGCGTATCACCGACGAGGTCCTCACGGAGGTGCTCGGTGTGCCGGCCGGTGACGTCGACGTCCATGTGGTCGACGGCATCGTCACTTTGGAGGGCCGTGTCGAGCGTAGGAGTCAGCTCCCTGCGCTTCTCGGCCTCGTCGAACAACTCGACGGGGTCGTCGCCGTGGCATCACGCATCACCGCCCGAACCGACGACACGGCAGGCATGCACGCGGACCGTGCCCGGCACGCCATGCCGTGGTGATGAGCGCCGGACCGTACGAAGGGAATCGAAGCCATGAAGAACCACGTGACCGTCGGAGTCGACGGCTCCCCTGAGAGCCGGGCAGCAGCACGCTGGGCCGCGCACGAGGCCGTCCTGCGGCAGGTGCCGCTCCGCCTCGTGCACGCCGTCGACTGGCCCCTGGACCCGATGTTCCCCGGACTGGGCCGCCAGGACGTGGACCGCTGGGCGGACCAGGCTCTGGCCGAGGCCGCGACGGAGCTGCACGGGCGCCACCCGCACCTGGAGATCACGACCCGCTGCCTGACGGCACGGCCGGCAGCCGCTCTCGCGGCCGAGGCCGCCGACGCCGGCCTGCTGGTCCTGGGATCGCGCGGTCTGGGCGGCCTGGTCGGTTTCGTCGTCGGCTCGGTGGCGATGTCCACCGTGGTCGCGACCGACACCCCGGTCGTCCTCGTTCGCGTCACCGACGACCCCGACGGCCCGGGCACCGGCTCCGGCGCTGAGATCGTCGTGGGTGTCGACATCCATGAAGCGTGCGACCGGGTACTCACCTTCGCCTTCGAGGAGGCGGCCCGGCGCGACTGCCCGCTGCGGGCCGTGCACGGCTGGAAGATGCCGGCCGCCTACAGTTACGTCCCCTTCTTCGACCCGGACAACGAACGGGACATCGGCAGGAGCGTCACACACATGGTGGACGACATGCTGCTGCCCTGGCAGCGCAAGTTCCCCGACGTGAATGTCAGCCACAACGTGTTCATGGGATCCGCGGGCGAGCATCTCGTTCGGGCCTCGCAAGGAGCGGGACTCGTCGTCGTGGGGCGCCATCTTCGCCGCTCCGCCCTCGGGGCGCACCTGGGCTCGGTCGCCCACGCGGTCCTGCACCACGCAGCAGCCCCCGTAGCCGTCATCGCCCACGACTGAAGGAGCGGTACTGGTGGCCAGACCACCTCAAAGCCCCGGACAGCCCTACCCAGGGACGGTCGCCCCTCACACCATCATGAGCACGGCCGTCCCACTGAGGAGGAAGACCATGAAGCACCTGCGCACCGTCGAGGACGTCATGACACA contains these protein-coding regions:
- a CDS encoding universal stress protein; this encodes MKNHVTVGVDGSPESRAAARWAAHEAVLRQVPLRLVHAVDWPLDPMFPGLGRQDVDRWADQALAEAATELHGRHPHLEITTRCLTARPAAALAAEAADAGLLVLGSRGLGGLVGFVVGSVAMSTVVATDTPVVLVRVTDDPDGPGTGSGAEIVVGVDIHEACDRVLTFAFEEAARRDCPLRAVHGWKMPAAYSYVPFFDPDNERDIGRSVTHMVDDMLLPWQRKFPDVNVSHNVFMGSAGEHLVRASQGAGLVVVGRHLRRSALGAHLGSVAHAVLHHAAAPVAVIAHD
- a CDS encoding universal stress protein, translated to MESTFRTPDTSSVTVGVDGSQSARVAALWAAKEAARRDRPLHIVYGSDTDGRALYVSAETIDRIRVNGRAILDETAKAVSAEYPGLNVTTEFSRASAVDSLHRAGGLHGTVVVGNRGLGGFNSLMLGSVGLGTAAIAMTPVIVVRGIDGAEETGTVLAAIRDEHDLLIARYAAREAELHKASLRLLHVWNVLQSVGEVVSMLDGVDEIAGGRAETLRAVTDVVRGEFPDLEVQADAEKSISVAGVLVEASRHADLLVMGGRRIPGPLGLAPSLGKATHSLLHHAHCPVLLIPRTGSDFGSRS
- a CDS encoding universal stress protein; translated protein: MTIHLTGSHGIVVGIDPDRDWHLSLAWAADEAQRRRLPLRLVLAVPPQHDTHHVDDTPGQTALRQAASDRLGQACNWVRDRHPEVAVTGDLLGGFPVPVLGGAAREARMIVLGSRHLSRTAEFFSAGSLVVPVTAQAHCPVVVVGDAEHISQQPPYVVAGIDGSASATAALDFAFDEADLRGAALRVVCVWQPPLIMLNDEEVALHAQRTLLSEATAGLSDKYPDVHVTHEVLAGHPVEELARAAEHALAVVVGRRGRGGYTGMRIGSVVHGLLHRAHCPVITVPTG
- a CDS encoding CBS domain-containing protein, translating into MKHLKVANLMTDEVVSVAPGTGFKDVAKLLAQYDISGVPVLDDEDRVVGVVSQTDLLAHTVSGSHPSEQSPPAPGPPTAGEVMSAPAVTVHAEETVADAARLMTRRGIERLPVVDVEDRLVGIVTRRDLLRLFLRPDSEMRRRITDEVLTEVLGVPAGDVDVHVVDGIVTLEGRVERRSQLPALLGLVEQLDGVVAVASRITARTDDTAGMHADRARHAMPW